A portion of the Ricinus communis isolate WT05 ecotype wild-type chromosome 10, ASM1957865v1, whole genome shotgun sequence genome contains these proteins:
- the LOC8263220 gene encoding DNA-3-methyladenine glycosylase isoform X2, which translates to MKRSRRFKRVAKSIKPIQLNDPNINVQPDSITVKDKSKPRQPKTPVLHSVPNSNPLSFEKSRILPSQFFQIDALDLAPRLLGKFLRRDDVILQITEFGPGGHAYVYLCYGLHTMLNVVADKEGVGAAVLIRSCAPISGLDTIQQRRGQKTEKPVLLTGPGKIGQALGISTEWSSHPLYSPGGLELLDGPEPKNILVGPRIGIEYALPEHVNALWRFAIADTPWISAPKNTLRPP; encoded by the exons ATGAAGAGGTCTCGCCGATTCAAGCGAGTCGCTAAATCCATTAAACCCATTCAACTCAACGATCCTAATATTAACGTGCAACCCGACTCTATAACAGTTAAGGACAAATCCAAACCCCGCCAACCCAAAACTCCTGTACTACATTCAGTGCCTAACTCAAACCCACTTTCCTTTGAGAAATCAAGAATATTACCCTCTCAGTTCTTTCAAATTGATGCCCTTGATCTTGCTCCTCGTTTGCTTGGCAAGTTCTTGAGGAGAGATGATGTTATCCTTCAGATTACTGag TTTGGACCTGGAGGGCATGCATATGTTTACCTTTGCTATGGTCTCCACACAATGCTCAATGTTGTTGCAGACAAGGAAGGAGTTGGGGCTGCAGTCCTAATACGGTCTTGTGCTCCCATTAGTG GGTTGGATACCATTCAGCAGCGTCGGGGTCAGAAAACTGAGAAGCCTGTTCTTCTTACTGGGCCTGGAAAG ATTGGTCAAGCATTGGGGATTTCAACAGAATGGTCTAGCCATCCCCTTTATTCTCCTG GTGGTTTAGAACTCTTGGATGGGCCAGAGCCTAAGAACATACTCGTTGGGCCACGCATTGGGATTGAATATGCTTTACCAGAACATGTCAATGCACTATGGAGATTTGCCATTGCAGATACGCCTTGGATAAGTGCTCCTAAAAACACTCTGAGGCCACCTTGA
- the LOC8263220 gene encoding DNA-3-methyladenine glycosylase isoform X1 has product MKRSRRFKRVAKSIKPIQLNDPNINVQPDSITVKDKSKPRQPKTPVLHSVPNSNPLSFEKSRILPSQFFQIDALDLAPRLLGKFLRRDDVILQITEVEAYRPNDSACHGRFGVTARTAPVFGPGGHAYVYLCYGLHTMLNVVADKEGVGAAVLIRSCAPISGLDTIQQRRGQKTEKPVLLTGPGKIGQALGISTEWSSHPLYSPGGLELLDGPEPKNILVGPRIGIEYALPEHVNALWRFAIADTPWISAPKNTLRPP; this is encoded by the exons ATGAAGAGGTCTCGCCGATTCAAGCGAGTCGCTAAATCCATTAAACCCATTCAACTCAACGATCCTAATATTAACGTGCAACCCGACTCTATAACAGTTAAGGACAAATCCAAACCCCGCCAACCCAAAACTCCTGTACTACATTCAGTGCCTAACTCAAACCCACTTTCCTTTGAGAAATCAAGAATATTACCCTCTCAGTTCTTTCAAATTGATGCCCTTGATCTTGCTCCTCGTTTGCTTGGCAAGTTCTTGAGGAGAGATGATGTTATCCTTCAGATTACTGag GTTGAAGCTTATAGACCTAATGATTCAGCTTGTCATGGTAGATTTGGGGTTACAGCAAGAACGGCTCCAGTT TTTGGACCTGGAGGGCATGCATATGTTTACCTTTGCTATGGTCTCCACACAATGCTCAATGTTGTTGCAGACAAGGAAGGAGTTGGGGCTGCAGTCCTAATACGGTCTTGTGCTCCCATTAGTG GGTTGGATACCATTCAGCAGCGTCGGGGTCAGAAAACTGAGAAGCCTGTTCTTCTTACTGGGCCTGGAAAG ATTGGTCAAGCATTGGGGATTTCAACAGAATGGTCTAGCCATCCCCTTTATTCTCCTG GTGGTTTAGAACTCTTGGATGGGCCAGAGCCTAAGAACATACTCGTTGGGCCACGCATTGGGATTGAATATGCTTTACCAGAACATGTCAATGCACTATGGAGATTTGCCATTGCAGATACGCCTTGGATAAGTGCTCCTAAAAACACTCTGAGGCCACCTTGA
- the LOC8263219 gene encoding GDP-L-galactose phosphorylase 2 → MSGKFMLSIKRVPTVVSNFQKDEAEDGGKKSGGCGRNCLQKCCIQGAKLPLYAFKRVDKIVSEKEVIEHENTEPPVAFLDSLLLGEWEERVQRGLFRYDVTACETKVIPGQYGFIAQLNEGRHLKKRPTEFRVDKVLQPFDGNKFNFTKVGQEEVLFQFEASEDGDIQFFPSAPIDLKNSPSVVAINVSPIEYGHVLLIPRILECLPQRIDRESLLLALYMAAEAGNPYFRLGYNSLGAFATINHLHFQAYYLAMQFPIEKAPTNKIATLDSGVKISELVNYPVRGLLFEDGNTLQDLSSTISDACICLQDNSIPYNVLISDCGKRLFLLPQCYAEKQALGEVSPELLETQVNPAVWEISGHMVLKRKEDYEEASEENAWRLLSEVSLSEARFQEVNALIFEAISYAGSGSDHEAQNVLLEDKNVKSAEEVDAINQSSHHTMVTGNQECLIQQ, encoded by the exons atGAGTGGTAAGTTCATGTTAAGTATCAAGAGAGTTCCTACTGTCGTTTCCAATTTCCAAAAAGATGAGGCCGAAGATGGTGGTAAAAAGAGTGGGGGCTGTGGCCGTAATTGCCTTCAGAAATGCTGCATTCAAG GTGCAAAGCTCCCTTTGTATGCTTTCAAGAGAGTGGACAAGATTGTTAGCGAGAAGGAGGTGATTGAACATGAGAATACTGAGCCTCCTGTAGCATTCCTCGACTCGCTCCTTCTTGGGGAG TGGGAGGAACGTGTGCAGAGAGGCCTCTTTCGTTATGATGTAACAGCCTGTGAAACCAAG GTGATCCCTGGCCAGTATGGTTTCATTGCTCAGCTGAACGAGGGCCGTCACTTGAAGAAGAGGCCAACTGAATTTCGGGTTGACAAGGTTCTCCAGCCCTTTGATGGGAACAAATTTAACTTCACTAAAGTTGGCCAAGAAGAGGTGCTATTCCAGTTTGAAGCAAGTGAGGATGGTGACATTCAGTTCTTCCCAAGTGCCCCTATCGACCTTAAGAATTCTCCGAGTGTGGTGGCCATTAAT GTTAGTCCTATAGAGTATGGGCATGTGTTGTTGATTCCACGTATTCTGGAGTGCTTGCCACAGAGGATTGACCGTGAGAGCTTATTGCTTGCACTTTACATGGCAGCTGAAGCTGGGAATCCATACTTCCGTTTGGGTTACAACAGCTTGGGTGCATTTGCTACCATAAATCACCTTCATTTCCAG GCTTACTACTTAGCTATGCAATTTCCTATTGAGAAGGCGCCCACTAACAAGATTGCCACTTTGGATTCTGGGGTCAAAATCTCTGAGCTCGTGAATTACCCTGTCCGAGGCCTTCTATTTGAGGATGGAAATACTCTGCAAGATTTATCCAGTACCATCTCAGATGCTTGTATCTGCCTTCAAGATAACAGTATACCATACAATGTGCTCATCTCTGATTGTGGAAAGCgtttatttcttttgccaCAG TGTTATGCAGAGAAACAAGCTCTTGGGGAAGTGAGTCCTGAACTTCTTGAGACCCAAGTGAACCCAGCTGTGTGGGAAATTAGTGGCCATATGGTGCTGAAAAGGAAGGAGGACTATGAGGAGGCATCAGAGGAGAATGCTTGGAGGCTGCTTTCCGAGGTTTCTCTCTCTGAGGCTAGATTCCAGGAAGTGAATGCTCTCATCTTTGAAGCTATCTCCTATGCTGGTAGTGGCAGCGACCATGAAGCTCAGAATGTCCTGCTGGAAGATAAAAATGTCAAGTCTGCTGAAGAAGTTGATGCCATTAATCAAAGCTCGCACCACACTATGGTGACTGGAAATCAAGAATGCCTCATTCAGCAGTAA